Proteins from a genomic interval of Pseudoalteromonas sp. MEBiC 03607:
- a CDS encoding ATP-binding protein: MKLKAAAFLYFALSMNCAFASSLQNHIDEARAISDYQKRYEYLLSIDKQLLESASLAERISFNVRLIHVHIQLGQFQQAQTIIDELEAGPKYKNDSPIYSELYLAKARLAYRKSDLETAISLSQQNVALFQRLQLSDYEIDAVASLVSAYHNAGEYQAALNLLEVYIHDNNRELTLKQKEMLYHGYSRNLEQLDRLTLALEYKLKRRELVQQMSPSISLQAGITYSIAQSYLDLGQYEKAKSEFITALSFDRQTGSLSDIGHSLVKLSQCEYGLHNYTKALEYAQDAQQVFASYNSTRNTAWAKHNIAINLLEIDKADQALAIEKQVITELKEDDHLYTDVLLTLAKLYIGSTELKQAKHYAQQAFQLSNQKNRLQKQILALEHLITVAQQQADYQQALSYQRTITELEKNFAHNNYNQRLAELQNSIAIRDRDLAIQNLKLQDHEKSQAIASQRQTILYSILLFSLLLAVMGIALLRVKQRKQLIEQRRNYLDKQISQRSKLLSQVAHELSGPLTGLRLHLETLQAGLTQFNELTYEKLNQKITDMATLVTDLNKISLLEQSCFQLNVTTINAAEYFQSLHADMAIQLDKFEVRFSQNVANELNFECDATRLSQLFANLISNSLKYTHQPGKINLTISQSQTQLLIRYEDSAPGVSDESLTKIFDHLYRVPDLNTVKQSGSGIGLAIVKQIVEAHNWRITAAHSELGGVRYDLTIAI; this comes from the coding sequence ATGAAACTTAAAGCCGCTGCTTTTCTGTATTTTGCCTTATCAATGAACTGTGCTTTTGCATCATCATTGCAAAACCATATTGACGAAGCCAGAGCAATCAGTGATTACCAAAAACGATATGAGTATTTATTAAGTATCGATAAACAACTTTTAGAATCTGCAAGCCTTGCAGAAAGAATCAGTTTTAACGTTAGATTAATTCACGTTCATATACAGCTCGGGCAGTTTCAGCAGGCGCAAACAATAATAGATGAGCTTGAAGCAGGCCCAAAATACAAAAACGACTCCCCTATATACAGCGAGTTGTATCTTGCTAAAGCACGACTGGCCTACAGAAAAAGTGACTTAGAAACCGCAATTTCGTTATCTCAACAAAATGTCGCGCTATTTCAGCGTTTGCAACTTAGCGATTATGAAATTGACGCCGTGGCGAGCCTTGTCAGTGCCTATCATAATGCTGGTGAGTATCAAGCCGCCTTGAACTTGCTTGAGGTTTATATTCACGACAACAATCGCGAATTAACCTTAAAGCAAAAAGAAATGCTCTACCATGGTTACTCACGTAATCTTGAGCAGTTAGACAGGTTAACGCTTGCTCTGGAGTATAAACTAAAACGCCGTGAGCTAGTTCAGCAGATGTCACCGTCTATTTCATTACAAGCAGGCATAACCTATTCGATTGCTCAAAGTTATTTAGATTTAGGCCAATACGAAAAAGCAAAGAGCGAGTTTATTACAGCGCTTAGTTTTGATAGACAAACGGGGTCACTTTCAGATATCGGACATAGCTTAGTTAAGTTATCACAATGCGAATATGGGCTACACAATTACACTAAAGCACTTGAATACGCACAAGATGCTCAGCAAGTATTTGCTAGTTATAACAGCACAAGAAATACCGCTTGGGCTAAGCATAATATTGCAATAAATTTGCTTGAAATTGATAAAGCTGATCAAGCATTAGCAATTGAAAAACAAGTAATCACTGAACTGAAAGAAGACGATCACTTATATACTGATGTGTTACTGACATTAGCAAAACTATACATTGGCTCGACTGAGCTTAAACAAGCTAAACATTATGCACAGCAGGCCTTTCAATTAAGTAATCAAAAAAATAGGCTGCAAAAGCAGATCCTTGCCCTTGAACATCTAATTACAGTTGCACAACAGCAAGCTGATTATCAACAAGCATTGTCGTATCAACGCACTATCACGGAGCTTGAAAAAAACTTTGCCCATAACAACTACAATCAACGTTTAGCGGAGCTGCAAAACTCAATTGCTATTCGCGACCGAGATTTGGCCATTCAAAATTTAAAACTGCAAGACCATGAAAAAAGCCAAGCCATAGCCTCACAGCGTCAAACAATCTTATACAGCATTTTATTATTTAGCTTGCTTTTAGCTGTAATGGGCATCGCATTATTAAGAGTAAAACAAAGAAAACAACTGATTGAACAACGCCGGAATTATCTAGATAAACAAATCAGCCAACGTAGTAAGTTATTATCACAAGTTGCCCACGAACTAAGTGGTCCATTAACCGGGTTGCGCTTACACCTTGAAACTCTGCAAGCTGGTCTTACTCAATTTAATGAGCTTACCTACGAAAAGCTCAACCAAAAAATCACCGATATGGCAACTTTAGTCACTGATTTAAATAAAATTTCACTTTTAGAGCAAAGCTGCTTTCAGCTCAACGTAACAACAATTAATGCAGCTGAGTATTTCCAAAGCTTACACGCAGATATGGCAATCCAGCTTGATAAATTTGAAGTGAGATTCTCACAAAATGTTGCTAATGAATTAAACTTTGAGTGCGATGCAACAAGGCTTTCACAGTTATTTGCAAACTTAATCAGTAATTCGCTTAAGTACACGCATCAGCCCGGTAAGATTAATTTAACGATTAGCCAAAGCCAAACACAGCTATTGATCCGCTATGAAGATT
- a CDS encoding LruC domain-containing protein has product MKINILIYLTAALANGLVSAAPFEQCPSKAFLIQGSPAQMYGVDLVSAKTTVLAAAMDFASEANNDSVNAVGFNYQDQYMYGFSKQAPKSVVRINNQYMLERLNVSGLPDTNFYVGDILVDEQQNKAVYYLYHPRFGLYAINLTAQNEQYQAELIPGSANWNLSIYDFAFHPHSTLLYAVESNGDLYEINVENGGPVFITNLDIAGDTGANGAAYFDLQGQFYFSNNRSGKVHRVNLNISPVSGYTPTASVFTLGPTSNQNDGARCAIAEVKVTDNSIDFGDAPRPYQTTLEDSGARHLFDPNEDQSNLVYLGASVDGENLNTASDLLQSSVDSSDDGVKFVTDFVAGSTSQIIVTSPNDNGYLYAWFDWDQNYQFDADEITVSKYRLNQGDNSVLVDVPSNAVMGATWARFRVTDGSEANPITATGGVTGGEVEDYPINTYGSLAYPSENGWVTLAYEDQWPFAGDYDFNDLVMNYRTKLIDKDGQALGYKIEGDLVGIGATFHNGFAVRLYQSSPSGINKRILRSQIDQASISLIINGEQQTHTILEEGTEDAIFIVMPDTWAYASKDSSCSFFRTEAGCNINNKVSFTLSVSLNTYIASVDAPKYTLDPFIFAAEGHYHGTFLDGLNPRGWEVHIKNQPPTEKFNQSLFSLVGSDDATNTQFGYYFQTPSGLPWAIEVGSSWAHPKESVDITQAYSEFQTFAESDGRESPMWFNNATTSKVISGAQ; this is encoded by the coding sequence ATGAAAATTAACATACTCATTTACTTAACAGCGGCACTTGCTAACGGCTTGGTAAGTGCAGCACCATTTGAGCAGTGTCCAAGTAAAGCATTTTTAATTCAGGGTTCGCCCGCACAGATGTATGGTGTTGATTTAGTATCTGCGAAAACGACAGTGCTTGCAGCAGCAATGGATTTTGCAAGCGAAGCTAATAACGACAGTGTTAATGCGGTGGGGTTTAATTACCAAGACCAATATATGTATGGTTTTAGTAAGCAAGCCCCTAAAAGTGTGGTACGCATAAATAACCAATACATGTTAGAGCGTTTAAATGTAAGCGGCTTACCAGATACGAACTTTTATGTGGGTGATATTTTAGTTGATGAGCAGCAAAACAAGGCTGTGTATTACTTATATCATCCACGCTTTGGCCTTTACGCCATTAATTTAACAGCACAAAATGAACAATACCAAGCTGAATTAATTCCAGGCTCTGCTAACTGGAATCTCTCTATTTATGACTTTGCATTTCACCCGCACAGTACTCTTCTTTACGCTGTTGAATCAAACGGCGACTTATATGAGATCAACGTTGAAAATGGTGGCCCTGTTTTTATTACAAATCTCGATATTGCAGGTGATACAGGCGCCAATGGCGCAGCTTACTTTGATTTGCAAGGGCAGTTTTATTTTAGTAACAATCGAAGCGGTAAAGTCCATAGGGTTAATTTAAACATCAGCCCTGTGTCGGGTTATACACCAACTGCGTCTGTGTTTACGTTGGGCCCTACATCTAACCAAAATGATGGGGCACGTTGTGCTATAGCAGAGGTAAAAGTTACAGATAACTCGATAGATTTTGGTGATGCGCCTAGACCTTATCAAACAACGTTAGAAGATAGCGGTGCAAGACACTTGTTCGATCCTAATGAAGACCAATCTAACCTTGTTTATCTCGGCGCAAGTGTTGATGGAGAAAACTTAAACACTGCCAGTGATCTTCTCCAGTCATCAGTAGATAGCTCTGACGATGGGGTCAAGTTTGTGACTGATTTTGTTGCCGGCTCAACAAGCCAAATTATTGTCACATCACCAAATGATAATGGCTATTTATATGCTTGGTTTGATTGGGACCAAAATTACCAGTTTGATGCAGACGAAATCACAGTGAGTAAATATCGCCTTAATCAAGGGGATAACAGTGTTCTTGTTGATGTACCAAGTAATGCTGTTATGGGAGCAACATGGGCACGTTTTCGGGTCACAGACGGTAGCGAAGCAAATCCAATAACTGCAACAGGTGGGGTTACAGGCGGAGAAGTTGAAGACTATCCTATTAATACCTACGGTAGTCTTGCTTACCCAAGTGAGAATGGCTGGGTAACTCTGGCTTATGAAGACCAATGGCCCTTCGCTGGTGATTATGACTTTAATGATTTGGTTATGAATTACCGTACAAAGTTGATTGATAAAGATGGACAAGCGCTTGGTTATAAAATAGAAGGAGACCTTGTAGGAATAGGTGCTACTTTTCATAACGGGTTTGCAGTTCGCCTTTATCAATCTAGCCCCAGTGGTATAAACAAACGCATTTTACGCAGTCAAATAGACCAAGCATCAATCAGTTTAATCATTAATGGCGAACAGCAAACACATACGATCCTTGAAGAAGGAACAGAAGACGCAATTTTTATTGTGATGCCAGATACATGGGCTTATGCAAGTAAAGATTCTAGCTGTAGTTTTTTCAGAACTGAAGCGGGTTGTAACATTAATAATAAAGTTAGCTTCACTTTGAGTGTGTCATTAAATACTTATATAGCGAGTGTTGATGCACCTAAATATACACTGGACCCATTTATTTTTGCTGCAGAAGGTCATTATCACGGTACTTTTTTAGATGGCTTGAATCCTCGCGGATGGGAAGTGCATATTAAAAACCAACCGCCGACAGAAAAATTTAATCAAAGTTTGTTTTCTTTAGTAGGCAGTGATGATGCAACTAATACTCAGTTTGGGTATTACTTCCAAACGCCATCTGGATTACCTTGGGCCATTGAAGTGGGGTCGTCGTGGGCGCACCCAAAAGAAAGTGTTGATATAACCCAAGCCTATAGTGAGTTCCAAACATTTGCTGAATCTGATGGCAGAGAAAGTCCAATGTGGTTTAACAATGCAACAACATCTAAAGTGATTTCGGGAGCACAGTAG